From a single Lolium rigidum isolate FL_2022 chromosome 7, APGP_CSIRO_Lrig_0.1, whole genome shotgun sequence genomic region:
- the LOC124672683 gene encoding uncharacterized aarF domain-containing protein kinase 2-like — protein MQFNDALLTFVRRLLALGANRRAAHFSQSRHLSGYYAAARDNGLSTRRTIPAVFSRMVSHYKVVARKKAEDYSRRNMAFSRGYGSFSAAVSNSSARQQAQLAFRRLAHTYTYRGPRIPLMSRAACAVTLSVARSHIIPGFMALAFGKMALSRPVLADSRPPAPRMEGIVTKTRDTGQFLSSMLRSVWESITLFMRALHLAFLFFPATALAPFADRFSVEFRRRWLSLVRRTLEKAGPAFIKWGQWAATRPDLFPSDLCVELAKLHSGAPVHGFAYSKAAIEKAFGRKLSEIFETFEEDPVASGSIAQIHRATLRIKEDSDSDSAKKKKKKRKNQPTVKHVAVKVRHPGVGESIKKDFLLINSLAKISNAVPGLSWLRLDESVRQFAVFMMSQVDLSREAVNLGRFIHNFRRWRHVSFPEPLYPLVHPAVLVESFENGESVARFVDEIEGHARVKKDLAHIGTYAFLKMLLEDNFIHADMHPGNILVRVNESKKRNIFFRSKPHIVFLDVGMTAELSGNDRDNLKQFFKAVAIRDGRTAAKCTLQLSKNQNCPNPVAFTEELDKTFAFWGTPEGDVFHPVECMHQLLDTVRRHKVNIDGNICTVMVTILVLEGWQRKLDPRFDIMETLKTLLIEKEVKQPPMDYFG, from the exons ATGCAATTCAATGACGCGCTCTTAACATTTGTGCGCAGGCTGCTGGCCCTCGGAGCAAACAGGCGGGCAGCCCATTTTTCCCAGTCGAGGCACCTCAGCGGGTACTACGCGGCAGCGAGGGACAATGGCCTGTCGACGAGGCGAACAATCCCAGCCGTCTTCTCCAGGATGGTCTCGCATTACAAGGTCGTCGCCAGAAAGAAGGCCGAGGATTACAGCCGCAGGAACATGGCTTTCTCCAGAGGCTACGGCTCCTTCTCTGCGGCAGTGTCAAATTCGTCTGCAAGGCAGCAAGCCCAGCTGGCGTTTAGGCGGCTCGCTCATACGTACACGTACCGCGGTCCCCGCATCCCGCTGATGAGCCGAGCTGCCTGTGCTGTCACATTGTCTGTAGCGAGGTCGCATATCATCCCTGGGTTCATGGCTTTAGCTTTTGGGAAGATGGCGTTGTCGCGGCCCGTCCTGGCAGACTCGCGGCCGCCCGCGCCCAGAATGGAAGGAATTGTCACCAAGACGCGAGATACTGGCCAGTTCCTGTCGTCCATGCTTCGTTCAGTCTGGGAGAGTATTACCTTGTTTATGAGAGCACTTCATTTGGCGTTCCTCTTCTTCCCTGCAACTGCATTGGCTCCGTTTGCTGATAGGTTCAGCGTAGAGTTTAGAAGAAGGTGGCTTTCTCTGGTACGGCGCACCCTCGAAAAGGCTGGGCCAGCGTTCATTAAGTGGGGTCAATGGGCTGCAACACGTCCTGATCTTTTTCCAAGTGATCTCTGCGTTGAGCTTGCAAAGCTTCACAGCGGAGCTCCGGTGCATGGTTTCGCTTACAGCAAAGCTGCCATTGAGAAGGCATTCGGTCGTAAGCTTTCTGAAATATTTGAGACCTTTGAAGAGGATCCTGTAGCTTCCGGAAGCATTGCACAAATACATCGGGCTACACTGAGAATTAAAGAAGACTCCGACTCTGACTCtgcgaaaaagaagaaaaagaagaggaaaaatCAACCTACTGTAAAGCATGTTGCAGTTAAGGTCAGGCATCCTGGTGTGGGAGAATCAATCAAGAAGGACTTCTTACTCATCAATTCTTTGGCAAAAATTTCGAATGCTGTCCCTGGATTGAGCTGGCTAAGGCTGGATGAGAGTGTCCGCCAGTTTGCAGTTTTCATGATGTCTCAGGTTGACCTTTCCAGGGAAGCTGTTAATTTAGGTCGTTTCATACACAACTTCCGGAGATGGAGACATGTTtctttcccagagccattatatccGCTTGTGCATCCAGCAGTCCTTGTCGAGTCATTTGAGAATGGAGAAAGTGTTGCTCGCTTTGTCGATGAAATTGAAGGGCATGCTCGGGTGAAGAAAGACCTTGCCCACATTGGGACATACGCATTCTTGAAGATGCTTCTG GAGGACAATTTTATTCACGCGGATATGCACCCAGGAAACATTCTTGTCCGTGTAAATGAGAGCAAGAAGAGGAATATATTTTTCAGATCTAAACCCCATATTGTTTTTCTTGATGTTGGCATGACTGCTGAGCTCTCTGGAAACGATCGTGATAACTTAAAACAATTCTTCAAGGCAGTTGCTATTAGAGATGGGCGTACTGCTGCAAAGTGTACACTACAATTATCAAAAAACCAGAACTGTCCAAATCCAGTGGCCTTTACTGAG GAATTGGATAAGACATTTGCTTTCTGGGGAACACCGGAGGGGGACGTTTTTCATCCTGTTGAATGCATGCATCAATTGCTCGACACAGTTCGTCGCCACAAAGTCAACATTGATGGCAACATCTGTACTGTAATGGTTACCATTTTGGTTCTTGAG GGGTGGCAACGCAAGCTAGACCCACGCTTTGATATCATGGAGACGTTGAAGACTCTGCTAATAGAGAAGGAAGTAAAACAACCACCAATGGATTATTTTGGATAA